GATGATCGACCATTACCTGGGCGACACGCTGAAAGAGACCGGCAAGCTGGCCTTCGCCGGCGGCTGCGCGCTGAACGTCAAGCTGAACCAGAAGATCATCGCCCGTGATGATGTAAAGGAGCTGTTCGTCCAGCCGGCCTCCGGCGACGCCGGTACCGCCGTTGGCGCGGCCGCCTACGTGTCCCACGCCCGTGGCGTGCCGGTCGAGAAGATGGAACACGTCTACCTTGGCCCTGCGTATTCCAATGAAGACGTGATCGCCGCCTGTGCCCGTCACCCGAGCCAGCCGAAATGGCGCAAGCTGGAGAACATGCCGGAGCAGATCGCCAAGATCATGGTCGATGGCAACCCGGTGGCCTGGTTCCAGGGCCGCATGGAGTTCGGTCCGCGTGCGCTGGGTGGTCGTTCGATCATCGGCTGCCCGAGCGTGGAAGGCGTTGCCGACCGCATCAACCACCAGATCAAGTTCCGCGAGCGCTGGAGACCTTTCTGCCCGTCGATGCTCGATACTGTCGCGCCGCAGATGATCAAGATCGATCACCCCGCGCCGTTCATGACCTTCACCTTCGAAGTCGCCGAGGAGTGGAAGACCCGCGTGCCGGAAGTCGTCCACGAGGACGGCACTTCGCGCGCCCAGGTGCTCAAGCGTGAGTACAACCCGCGCTACTACGACATGATGAAGGCGCTGGAAGACCTGACCGGCAACGGCGTGTCGTTGAACACCTCGCTGAACCGCCGCGGCGAACCCATGATCTGCTCGCCGACCGACGCCCTGAACATGTTCTTCGGCTCGGACCTGCAGTACCTGATCATGGAAGACATCCTGGTGGTCAAGGAAGGCGCCGCGCCGTATGACCAGCCGCTCTGAACCGCGCATCCTGCAGTTCTGCCATGGTTATGACGGGCCGTTCCTCGATTGTGCCCGTCAATACGCCAGCCTGTTCCAAGGCAGCGGCTACAAGGTCACTACCGTGTTCCTCACCGGGGCAGCGGACGCGCAGGTCGCGGCTGGCTGTGCCTCGGACGAGGTGCTGTTTCTCGAGTTCAGTTCCAAGGCCGTGCGCGGCCTGAAGCTGGGCGCGATCCGCGCGCTGCGCAAGATCGCCGCGCAGCGCAATTTCAGCTTTTGCATCGCCCACCGCTTCAAGCCGATCTATGTCGCGCTGCTCGGGACCGGCCTGCCGGTGATCGGCGTGCACCATGCCTTCGGCGACTATGAGCGCAAAGGGCGGCGGCTGTTCGCCAACCTGTTCCGCAAGCGCCTTAGCCTGCTCGGTGTGTCGGACGCGGTGCGTGACGACATGCGTCGCTGCTTGGGCCAGTGGCCGGCCGAGCGTATTCAGACCCTGTACAACCGCATCGACGTCGAGGCACTGCAGGCCAGCCTGGTGCCGTGTGACGAGGCGCGCCGTGCACTGGGTCTGGATGAACGTGCCTGGGTGGTCGGCAACGTCGGTCGCCTGCATCCGGACAAGGACCAGGCCACGCTGCTGCGCGGCTTTGCCGAAGCCTTGCCGGGGCTGCCGACCGGCGCGCGCCTGGCGATTCTGGGCAAGGGGCGTCTCGAGGCGAAACTCAAGGCCCTGGCCGCTGAGCTGGGCATCACCGACCAGGTCGACTTCCTCGGCCAGGTCCCGGATGCCCGCCGTTACTTCCGCGCTTTCGACGTGTTCGCCCTGAGCTCCGACCATGAGCCGTTTGGCATGGTCTTGCTCGAAGCCATGGTCGCTGGCGTGCCGGTGCTGGCCACCGCCTGTGGCGGCGCCCGGGAAGTGGTCGAGGGTGTGGGTGTGCTGTTCCCGCTGGGCGATGCCGCGCAGCTGGCCCAGGGCCTGAAGCACATGGCCGGCCTGGGTGCGCAGCAGCGCGAGGCATGCGCCGGGCATATGCTGCAGCGTCTGCAGCAGCGCTTCAGCGACCAGGCGGTGCGGGATGCCTTCTGGAAACTGCCGCAAGTCCGCGCGCTGAAGGCGGAGGCTTGATGCTCAATCATCTCAAGGCCTGGCGCGAACGCGGCTGGCAAGTGATCGACGTGGCCGCGTACAGCGACGCCTGGCAGCGTTATGGCGGCAGTGTCGCCACGCACCCGTTGGTGATCGAGCAACTGGCGGACCTGGCCGGGATCCCGGTGCGTTACCTGGGCTGGTTCCAGGGCGCCGAGCTCAAGGCCGCGCTGCCGACCTGGGGGCGCCACCTGGCGCTGTCCAAGGACGTGCTCAAGCGCGAAGGCAAGAAAGGCCTGTTCGACCTGGGCAATGCCGAGATCATCCTGCCGGCCGCCGCCGATGCCGGGGCGCCGCTGCGCCACGCCGGTCGCTACCTGTCGGAGTTGAACCAGGGGCGTTTCGCCGGCTTGAAGGCACAACCCGAGCAGTTGGCCATGGCACGTCCCCACGAGGACCTGTCGAAGAAGTTCCGCTACAACCAGCGTCGTGAGCTGCGCTTGCTGGAAGAGGCGGGCGGTCAGGTGCGACCGATCAGCGATTTCACTGCAGCCGAGGTCGCCGCGATGTACTGTGATTTGTTCCAGCGTCGCTGGGGCTTCCCGGCCACCGGCGCGGCCCGCATGGCCGAGGTGGTCGAGCGCTTGCGCGAGCTGCTGGTCGGATCGGTGCTGTTCCTCGACGGGGCGCCCATCGCCATTCAACTGGTGTATCGCGTCGAGGCGCCGCAATGGATCAGCGTCGAATACGTCAACGGCGGGGTCGATCCAGAGACCAAGGCCTTCAGCCCTGGGAGCGTATTGAGCTTCCTAAACACCCAGTCTGCCTGGGAGCAAGCCACGGCCCGCGGCAAGGCATTGCGGTTCTCGTTCGGTCGTGCGGACCGTGAGTACAAGGACCGTTGGTGCAACCCTGTACCGGTGTTCCAGTCGTGAGCCGCAAGCAGCAGTTGCTCAAGCGCCACCGGCGCAACAAGCGCCTGGTGCTGCTGGTGGGCCTGGTGCTGCTGGTTGCGTTGGGCGTGTTGGGTGTGTGGTGGTTACCGCTGTTGTTGCTGGCGCTGCTGTGGGGGGCGCACGAGGCCTGGTTCGCCGATCACCTGTTCTACTCGCCGGGCGAAGACTACGCTTACCGTTTTGCCAAGGACACTCGCGAAGTCGCGGCGAGCCTGCGGGGCGATCTGCTGCAGACCGATGTTGCACTGCAAGGTGACGAGACACTGATCCTTGAAATCGGTATTCGGAGCCGTTGGCTCGGGCGTTTCCTTGATCCTCGCGTCGAGCTGCTGGCGGGGGCCGCCAGCGACGTGCAGACGTTCGAGCGTGGCGTCAACGGAGTGCGATTCCTCAATCTGACCGGGTTGGCCGAACCATTGGCGGCCGGCACGTTGCGTCTGCGTGGTCGGCATTGCCGATTGAAAGAGTCAGCGCGCTTGTGGATAACCCCAGCGGTCAAGCTGCGCAACCGCCGAGTGATGGTCATTGCCCCCCATGCCGACGACGCCGAGTTGGCGGCCTATGGGCTCTACAGCCAGGCCGACGAAGCTTGGGTTGTCACCCTGACTGCCGGTGAGATCGAGGCCGAACACTACCAGGCCATGGGCCTGGCCAAGGCTGAGGCGGCCAGGCTGAAGGGCCGCCTGCGCGCCTGGGATAGCATCGCCGTGCCACGTTGGGCAGGCGTGCCGGAGTCGCATTGCGTGCAGCTGGGCTACTTCTGCCTGCAATTGCCAGTCATGCAGGCTGCGCCGGATCTGCCGGTGGGCTCGCGTGAAGCCGACCTGGCCGACATTCGTCCCTTCCGCCGTTTCAATCCGTTCCCGCTGCCGGCCGATGTCGATGGTGCGCCAAGCTGGCACAACCTGCTGGCCGACCTGCGTGCCCTGTTCGAGATGGCCCGGCCCCAGGTGCTGGTGATGCCGCACCCGGTGCTCGATCCGCACCCGGACCACATCTGTGCCCAGGCCGCAGTGCTCGAGGCGCTGCAAGGCCTGGCGTGGCAGCCTGAAACGTTGTTGTGCTACGCCAACCACCTGCATGACAACGACCGCTGGCCGATGGGCGACAGCGGTGATGGCGTCGCCCTGCCGCCGCAGTTGCAAGCCGCCGAAGCCTGGGCACCCTGCAGCCTGGTGCTGGATATCGACACCCAGCGCGACAAGGCCATGGCCCTGGGCATGATGCATGACCTGCAACCTGCCCCCCCCTTCAAGCGTCGCCTGCGCCGTGCGTTGCAACGCTGGCTGGCAGGGCGCCGCCCATCGCCGTACGGAGAGAATGAATTCTTCCGCAAGGCGGTGCGCCGACATGAACTGTTCTGGCGTCGCGACCTGTGAGCGCCCAAGGAAAGCAATGAAAGTCCTATTTCTGGTGCAGAAGGAACAACGGGCGATTCTTGACCGCCTGTACGACGGCGTCGCGGCCAACTGTGACTGCGATCTGCGTTGGCTGAGCGACGAGGACCAGCGCAACCTGCGTCGCTACTTCAAGCGGGAAGTGGACGTCACGCGCTACGACCGTATCGTGTTCTTCCTGCGTTTCAAGCAGGAAATCCGTCAGGTTGCGTTCATTCGCAGCGTTCCCAACCTGGTGATCCTCGAGCACGACGCGTACCAGAACTACATACCCTGCAAATACACCGGCAAGTTCAGCGAGCATTACCGCCAACTGCCTTGGGCCCGAATCATCAGCTCTGGCTACATGGTCAGCGAGCGCCTGCGCCAGGAAGGCTTCGACGCGGTATTCGTGCCCAAGGGCTA
This window of the Pseudomonas mosselii genome carries:
- a CDS encoding glycosyltransferase, coding for MTSRSEPRILQFCHGYDGPFLDCARQYASLFQGSGYKVTTVFLTGAADAQVAAGCASDEVLFLEFSSKAVRGLKLGAIRALRKIAAQRNFSFCIAHRFKPIYVALLGTGLPVIGVHHAFGDYERKGRRLFANLFRKRLSLLGVSDAVRDDMRRCLGQWPAERIQTLYNRIDVEALQASLVPCDEARRALGLDERAWVVGNVGRLHPDKDQATLLRGFAEALPGLPTGARLAILGKGRLEAKLKALAAELGITDQVDFLGQVPDARRYFRAFDVFALSSDHEPFGMVLLEAMVAGVPVLATACGGAREVVEGVGVLFPLGDAAQLAQGLKHMAGLGAQQREACAGHMLQRLQQRFSDQAVRDAFWKLPQVRALKAEA
- a CDS encoding antimicrobial resistance protein Mig-14; this encodes MLNHLKAWRERGWQVIDVAAYSDAWQRYGGSVATHPLVIEQLADLAGIPVRYLGWFQGAELKAALPTWGRHLALSKDVLKREGKKGLFDLGNAEIILPAAADAGAPLRHAGRYLSELNQGRFAGLKAQPEQLAMARPHEDLSKKFRYNQRRELRLLEEAGGQVRPISDFTAAEVAAMYCDLFQRRWGFPATGAARMAEVVERLRELLVGSVLFLDGAPIAIQLVYRVEAPQWISVEYVNGGVDPETKAFSPGSVLSFLNTQSAWEQATARGKALRFSFGRADREYKDRWCNPVPVFQS
- a CDS encoding PIG-L deacetylase family protein; protein product: MSRKQQLLKRHRRNKRLVLLVGLVLLVALGVLGVWWLPLLLLALLWGAHEAWFADHLFYSPGEDYAYRFAKDTREVAASLRGDLLQTDVALQGDETLILEIGIRSRWLGRFLDPRVELLAGAASDVQTFERGVNGVRFLNLTGLAEPLAAGTLRLRGRHCRLKESARLWITPAVKLRNRRVMVIAPHADDAELAAYGLYSQADEAWVVTLTAGEIEAEHYQAMGLAKAEAARLKGRLRAWDSIAVPRWAGVPESHCVQLGYFCLQLPVMQAAPDLPVGSREADLADIRPFRRFNPFPLPADVDGAPSWHNLLADLRALFEMARPQVLVMPHPVLDPHPDHICAQAAVLEALQGLAWQPETLLCYANHLHDNDRWPMGDSGDGVALPPQLQAAEAWAPCSLVLDIDTQRDKAMALGMMHDLQPAPPFKRRLRRALQRWLAGRRPSPYGENEFFRKAVRRHELFWRRDL